A DNA window from Corynebacterium ciconiae DSM 44920 contains the following coding sequences:
- a CDS encoding PTS fructose transporter subunit IIABC, with protein MTDSIITESVVSLDVDLGSQPADVISALAASVVDAGRATSTDTLAAAAITREESAGTGVAGRVAIPHCRSSAVSEPTVAFARLSRAVDFSGPDGEADLVFLIAAPDGGGKEHLKILSGLARALVREDFRAQLRQATSGADVVRTVNEALAAKKRRTPRSDTAAPEPQAAAENGTPCRIVAVTACPTGIAHTYMAADALSAAAADREDVELHVETQGSSSVEPLDPAVVAAADAVIFATDVGVKDRSRFAGTPVIESGVKRAINEPAQMLDEAVAAASNPQARTVSGTTEDLGAEQSAGAQLGWGKRIQQAVMTGVSYMIPFVAAGGLLLALGFLVGGFEMSKYWETIVTQHSLTNLPPAEFMAHDGTPAAFDRPVLGVYIGAVLFATGQAAMGFIVAALSGYIAYALAGRPGIAPGFVGGAISVAVGAGFIGGLVTGIIAGAVAAWIGSWRVPQIVRSLMPVVIIPLLSTLSVGLVMFLLLGRPLEAVMHWLNDALTGMSGSSAVVLGIVLGLMMCFDLGGPVNKAAYLFATAGLSTGDEASLSIMAAVMAAGMVPPIALSVATWLRASLFTDAEVENGRSAWLLGLSFVSEGAIPFAAADPLRVIPSMMAGGAVTGALSMAFGVTSHAPHGGIFVLFAINPITGFLLSLVAGVAVSAVCVIATKTLIKPRALSAPTRAAEDSAHERNATAHV; from the coding sequence ATGACTGACTCCATCATTACCGAGTCCGTTGTCTCGCTAGACGTTGATCTTGGCTCGCAGCCTGCGGATGTGATCTCCGCGTTGGCGGCGAGCGTGGTTGACGCCGGGCGGGCCACGTCCACCGATACTCTCGCCGCCGCGGCGATCACCCGCGAAGAATCCGCTGGAACGGGCGTCGCCGGCCGCGTGGCCATTCCTCACTGCCGTAGCTCGGCCGTGAGCGAACCCACGGTGGCTTTTGCCCGGCTGAGCCGGGCCGTGGATTTCTCTGGCCCTGATGGCGAGGCCGATCTCGTGTTTCTCATTGCCGCACCCGACGGCGGCGGTAAAGAGCACCTGAAGATTTTGTCGGGCCTTGCCCGTGCTCTCGTACGCGAGGATTTTCGCGCTCAGCTGCGTCAGGCCACGAGCGGCGCGGATGTTGTCCGCACCGTGAATGAGGCCCTGGCTGCTAAGAAACGCCGCACCCCTCGCAGCGACACTGCGGCTCCTGAGCCGCAAGCAGCAGCCGAAAATGGCACCCCGTGCCGCATCGTGGCTGTTACCGCCTGCCCCACCGGCATCGCACACACCTACATGGCCGCCGATGCTCTCAGTGCCGCTGCGGCTGATCGTGAAGACGTAGAGCTGCACGTAGAAACCCAAGGTTCGTCCTCGGTCGAGCCATTGGATCCGGCGGTGGTCGCTGCAGCAGATGCGGTCATCTTTGCCACCGATGTCGGCGTGAAGGATCGCTCCCGCTTCGCCGGCACACCGGTGATTGAATCGGGGGTCAAGCGGGCGATCAACGAGCCGGCGCAGATGCTTGATGAGGCTGTAGCCGCAGCCTCTAACCCGCAGGCGCGCACCGTCTCGGGTACTACAGAAGATCTCGGCGCTGAGCAGAGCGCTGGCGCTCAGCTCGGCTGGGGCAAGCGCATCCAGCAGGCTGTGATGACTGGGGTGTCCTACATGATCCCCTTCGTCGCCGCTGGTGGCTTGTTGCTCGCTTTGGGCTTTTTAGTGGGCGGCTTCGAGATGTCGAAGTATTGGGAGACCATTGTCACGCAACATTCGCTGACTAACCTGCCCCCAGCTGAGTTCATGGCTCACGACGGCACCCCAGCCGCCTTCGATCGACCCGTGCTCGGGGTGTATATCGGCGCCGTGCTTTTCGCTACCGGCCAAGCCGCGATGGGCTTTATTGTGGCAGCTCTGTCCGGCTATATTGCCTACGCGCTGGCTGGGCGCCCCGGTATCGCCCCCGGCTTTGTGGGCGGCGCGATCTCGGTGGCCGTGGGCGCGGGCTTTATCGGCGGGCTGGTTACCGGCATCATCGCCGGCGCGGTGGCGGCCTGGATTGGCAGCTGGCGGGTGCCGCAGATCGTCCGCTCACTCATGCCCGTGGTGATCATTCCGCTGTTGAGTACCCTCAGCGTCGGCCTGGTGATGTTCCTGCTCTTGGGTCGACCACTCGAAGCCGTGATGCATTGGCTTAACGATGCCCTGACCGGCATGTCCGGCTCCTCCGCCGTGGTGTTGGGCATCGTACTCGGATTAATGATGTGCTTCGATCTTGGCGGACCGGTGAACAAGGCCGCCTATCTCTTCGCCACTGCTGGGCTGTCCACCGGTGACGAGGCCTCGTTGAGCATCATGGCCGCGGTAATGGCCGCCGGCATGGTGCCGCCGATTGCGCTTTCGGTGGCCACATGGCTGCGCGCCTCGCTGTTCACCGATGCCGAAGTGGAAAACGGCAGGTCCGCGTGGCTGCTGGGGCTGTCCTTCGTCTCCGAAGGCGCGATCCCCTTCGCCGCCGCAGATCCGCTGCGCGTGATCCCCTCGATGATGGCCGGCGGCGCTGTCACCGGTGCGCTCTCGATGGCGTTTGGGGTCACCTCCCACGCCCCGCACGGCGGCATTTTCGTGCTCTTCGCTATCAATCCCATCACAGGCTTCCTCCTATCTCTGGTTGCCGGTGTGGCAGTGAGCGCGGTGTGCGTGATCGCTACTAAGACTCTGATCAAGCCTCGGGCATTATCGGCGCCGACCCGCGCTGCCGAGGACTCTGCTCACGAGAGAAATGCCACAGCTCACGTCTAA
- a CDS encoding DeoR/GlpR family DNA-binding transcription regulator has protein sequence MLSVHQRRGEISSLTNTQGHSSVAELASRFHVTPETIRRDLKQLEKAGLLQRVHGGAVVHQSGQQSRRSYAAAELERSREKRTIGELAATLIPDGPAAIFMDAGTSTNTLASVMAEHYTEQPWTIVTNSLSIGITLAAAGVPGVNLVGGTMRAFTRSVIGEQAVDTIQALRADIAIMGTNGLSVAHGLSTPDPSEAAIKRMMVQNASTVIALCDSSKFGQDYMVTFADVNDVDYVVTDENVDSHYKNTLEAHGIEVVHP, from the coding sequence ATGCTTTCTGTCCATCAGCGCAGAGGGGAAATCTCCTCGCTGACGAACACGCAGGGCCACTCCTCGGTGGCTGAACTAGCGTCCCGCTTCCATGTCACCCCGGAGACCATTCGTCGTGACCTCAAGCAGTTGGAGAAAGCTGGGTTGCTGCAGCGGGTCCATGGCGGCGCCGTAGTGCATCAGTCTGGGCAGCAGTCGCGCCGGTCCTATGCGGCAGCCGAATTGGAGCGCTCCCGCGAGAAGCGCACCATCGGAGAGCTTGCCGCCACCCTCATCCCTGATGGCCCCGCTGCCATCTTTATGGACGCCGGTACCTCAACTAACACCTTGGCCAGCGTGATGGCCGAGCACTATACCGAGCAGCCGTGGACGATTGTGACCAATTCCCTGTCCATCGGTATCACCCTGGCAGCCGCCGGCGTGCCTGGGGTGAACCTAGTGGGCGGCACCATGCGTGCCTTTACTCGTTCGGTGATCGGCGAGCAGGCTGTGGACACCATCCAAGCTTTGCGCGCGGACATCGCCATCATGGGCACGAATGGCCTCAGCGTGGCTCATGGGTTGTCCACCCCCGATCCCTCCGAGGCCGCGATCAAGCGGATGATGGTGCAGAATGCAAGCACAGTGATCGCGCTCTGCGACTCATCCAAATTCGGACAGGACTATATGGTCACCTTCGCCGATGTCAATGATGTGGACTATGTGGTCACCGACGAAAACGTAGATAGCCACTACAAAAACACTCTGGAAGCCCACGGAATTGAGGTCGTGCACCCGTGA
- a CDS encoding 1-phosphofructokinase family hexose kinase gives MIVTFTPNPSLDRTLSLDEPLQPGSVQRLSETIDFAGGKGINVAHACALAGENTLALLPARATDPFLMVMQETPIPFEATPSSGTVRTNITITDSAGETTKLNGPGPVLSPLDVDAALATLVERAADADYMVLAGSLPRGVDVDFYCTLARTLHDAFPQLPLAIDTSDDPLRALAPQLESLHLDVLKPNGMELGQIAGVSGERLEAGARAGDYAPVAEAASRLISRGLSTCITTLGAAGAVLTTAEGSWVARSEEITPVSTVGAGDCTLAGYAMARTRGESHCHALKLAVSYGTAATLKPGTMIPSAEDAAAIQVDVDKL, from the coding sequence GTGATCGTCACGTTCACCCCTAACCCGAGCTTGGATCGCACACTATCGCTCGATGAGCCGCTTCAGCCCGGCTCGGTGCAGCGCCTGAGCGAAACCATCGATTTCGCCGGTGGCAAGGGCATTAATGTCGCCCACGCCTGCGCCCTCGCTGGCGAGAACACCCTAGCGCTGCTGCCGGCACGCGCCACCGATCCCTTCCTCATGGTGATGCAGGAAACTCCCATCCCCTTCGAGGCCACTCCCTCATCGGGCACGGTGCGCACCAATATCACTATCACCGATAGCGCTGGTGAAACCACCAAGCTCAACGGCCCCGGCCCGGTGCTCTCCCCGCTCGATGTGGACGCCGCACTGGCCACGCTCGTCGAGCGCGCCGCAGACGCGGACTATATGGTCTTGGCCGGTTCCCTCCCCCGCGGGGTGGACGTGGACTTTTATTGCACTCTTGCCCGCACGCTTCACGACGCTTTCCCGCAGCTCCCCCTAGCTATTGACACCTCGGACGACCCGCTGCGCGCTCTCGCCCCACAGCTGGAATCGCTGCATCTTGATGTGCTCAAGCCGAACGGCATGGAGCTAGGGCAAATTGCGGGCGTGTCGGGCGAACGTCTCGAGGCTGGTGCCCGCGCCGGCGACTACGCCCCCGTAGCGGAGGCCGCCAGCAGGCTTATCTCTCGCGGCTTGAGCACCTGCATTACTACCCTGGGAGCCGCAGGTGCGGTGCTGACCACCGCAGAGGGCTCGTGGGTGGCTCGAAGTGAGGAGATCACCCCCGTGTCCACGGTGGGCGCTGGGGATTGCACCCTCGCCGGTTACGCCATGGCCCGTACCCGTGGCGAGAGCCACTGCCATGCCCTGAAGCTGGCGGTGTCCTATGGCACAGCGGCGACCCTCAAGCCGGGCACGATGATTCCTAGTGCTGAGGATGCCGCAGCAATCCAGGTGGACGTCGATAAGCTATAA
- the hflX gene encoding GTPase HflX has protein sequence MTDSHDELMNEAFRDHRPTVVPDERAAGTDHTGLISANHPTASTEAPSNDADKDTPTTGELDLEERGRFRHITRDTQIRRTERDDGYDVEYRKLRLERVILVGVWTEGTSAEIEATLAELQALAETAGSEVVEVLYQKRDKPDPGTYIGSGKVTELRHLVEATDADTVVCDGELSPGQMIALEKALDVKVIDRTMLILDIFAQHAKSNEGKAQVALAQMEYLITRVRGWGGALSRQAGGRAGSNGGVGLRGPGETKIEADRRRLRSEMAKLRKEIAGMKTSREIKRARRQQSTTPQIAIAGYTNAGKSSLINALTGAGVLVEDALFATLDPTTRRAELADGRSVIFTDTVGFVRHLPTHLVEAFRSTLEEILEADLLLHVVDGSDPFPLKQIEAVNEVITDIVREQGTQAPPEIIVVNKIDQADPLVLAEAKAMLEDCVFVSARTGEGIAELQARIELFLNSLDAHVEMLIPFTDGDVVARLHDQATVLGEEYGEEGTTMDVRLPRQLADELARYVVHTH, from the coding sequence ATGACAGATTCTCATGACGAACTTATGAATGAGGCCTTCCGCGATCACCGTCCCACGGTAGTGCCGGACGAGCGCGCAGCAGGTACAGACCACACCGGCCTCATTTCTGCCAACCACCCCACTGCCTCCACAGAGGCCCCCAGCAACGACGCAGACAAGGACACGCCCACCACCGGTGAGCTTGACCTCGAAGAACGTGGCCGCTTCCGCCACATCACCCGCGACACCCAGATTCGCCGCACCGAGCGCGATGATGGCTATGACGTGGAGTACCGCAAACTCCGCCTCGAGCGAGTCATCCTCGTCGGAGTATGGACTGAAGGCACCAGCGCCGAAATCGAAGCCACCCTCGCCGAGCTGCAAGCCCTCGCAGAGACCGCCGGCTCCGAGGTAGTCGAAGTGCTCTATCAAAAGCGCGACAAGCCGGACCCCGGCACCTACATCGGCTCCGGCAAGGTCACCGAGCTGCGTCACCTTGTCGAGGCCACCGACGCCGATACCGTGGTCTGCGATGGTGAACTCAGCCCCGGCCAGATGATCGCTTTGGAAAAGGCACTGGATGTGAAGGTCATTGACCGCACCATGCTCATCCTCGACATCTTCGCCCAGCACGCGAAATCCAACGAAGGTAAAGCCCAGGTGGCACTAGCCCAGATGGAATACCTCATTACCCGCGTGCGCGGCTGGGGCGGAGCGCTGTCCCGCCAGGCCGGTGGTCGCGCCGGGTCGAATGGTGGCGTCGGTCTGCGTGGACCGGGTGAAACCAAGATCGAGGCGGATCGCCGCCGCCTCCGCTCAGAGATGGCGAAGCTGCGCAAGGAGATCGCGGGGATGAAAACGTCCCGTGAGATCAAGCGCGCCCGCCGCCAGCAGTCCACCACCCCGCAGATCGCTATCGCCGGCTATACCAACGCCGGTAAATCCTCGTTGATCAACGCTCTCACCGGCGCTGGTGTGCTGGTGGAAGATGCCCTCTTTGCCACCCTGGATCCCACCACTCGCCGCGCCGAGCTGGCCGATGGGCGCAGCGTGATCTTCACCGATACCGTTGGCTTCGTCCGGCACCTGCCCACCCACTTGGTGGAGGCGTTTCGCTCCACGCTGGAGGAGATCCTGGAGGCTGATCTGCTGCTGCACGTGGTCGACGGGTCCGATCCTTTCCCCTTGAAGCAGATCGAGGCGGTCAACGAGGTGATCACCGATATCGTGCGCGAGCAGGGCACCCAGGCCCCGCCGGAGATCATTGTGGTGAACAAGATCGATCAGGCGGATCCGTTGGTTCTTGCCGAGGCGAAGGCGATGCTGGAGGATTGCGTGTTTGTCTCCGCCCGCACCGGTGAAGGCATCGCGGAGCTGCAGGCCCGCATCGAGCTGTTCCTCAACAGCCTCGACGCGCACGTGGAGATGCTCATTCCCTTCACCGATGGCGATGTGGTGGCCCGGCTGCACGATCAGGCCACCGTCCTCGGCGAGGAATACGGCGAGGAGGGTACCACCATGGATGTGCGCTTGCCCCGCCAGCTCGCCGATGAGCTCGCCCGCTATGTGGTGCACACCCACTAG
- a CDS encoding HPr family phosphocarrier protein produces MASKTVSVGSAVGLHARPATIIAEAAGEFDEDIFLNLVGEEDDETDAASSLMIMALGAEKGDQVVVTSDNAEAVEKIAALIEKDLDAE; encoded by the coding sequence ATGGCTTCCAAGACCGTGTCTGTCGGCTCCGCTGTCGGCCTCCACGCCCGCCCCGCCACCATCATCGCTGAGGCTGCCGGCGAGTTCGATGAGGACATCTTCCTCAATCTCGTGGGCGAAGAGGACGACGAGACCGATGCTGCCTCCTCCCTGATGATTATGGCTCTCGGCGCCGAAAAGGGCGACCAGGTTGTCGTTACCTCCGACAACGCCGAGGCTGTCGAAAAGATCGCCGCGTTGATCGAAAAGGACCTCGACGCCGAGTAA
- a CDS encoding pyridoxamine 5'-phosphate oxidase family protein, whose amino-acid sequence MGRDEISRHPERASQDRQQLYRLLDEEMVGTLSAVVEGEPWSIPIFFVRDGDTVLLHGSTGAGLLRHCSSGVPVTLTVFAIDAYVLAATGSGSSANYRSAVIRGQLSPLDKKDKQRAMQVVLNALAPGRMEEVREHSAKELAGTTVLMLPLDDFLFKARTGAAPAPEDGDSGWFGIIPVHRSAGEPITDPRCEHEVPESVHRLRSRLTRPTP is encoded by the coding sequence ATGGGACGAGATGAGATCAGCCGCCATCCCGAGCGGGCATCACAGGATAGACAGCAGCTCTACCGTCTACTCGATGAGGAGATGGTAGGCACGCTATCTGCAGTGGTCGAGGGCGAGCCGTGGTCTATCCCGATCTTTTTTGTTCGCGATGGCGATACTGTGCTGCTGCACGGATCCACTGGTGCGGGGCTATTGCGCCACTGCAGTTCGGGTGTGCCCGTGACGTTGACGGTCTTCGCCATCGATGCCTATGTGCTGGCTGCCACGGGTTCCGGGTCTTCTGCTAATTACCGCTCTGCAGTGATACGTGGCCAGCTCAGCCCACTCGATAAGAAAGACAAGCAGCGGGCCATGCAGGTCGTGCTCAACGCCCTCGCGCCCGGTAGAATGGAGGAGGTGCGTGAGCATTCAGCGAAGGAGCTGGCCGGCACCACGGTCCTGATGCTGCCGTTGGATGACTTCTTATTCAAAGCCCGCACCGGCGCCGCTCCTGCCCCTGAAGACGGTGATTCTGGCTGGTTCGGCATCATCCCCGTTCATCGCTCAGCGGGCGAACCTATTACCGACCCGCGATGCGAGCACGAAGTTCCAGAGTCGGTGCACCGGCTGAGATCTCGACTGACGCGCCCAACGCCCTAA
- a CDS encoding uracil-xanthine permease family protein, with product MGLGWAVHGDGKRIAPGAVVAPEERLSWSRTIGIGMQHVIAMFGATLLVPTLTGFPVNTTLLFSGIGTMLFLLLTRNRLPSYLGSSFAFIAPLTATQGSGIATQIGGVLVAGAVLVLVGLVVKAAGKQVIDAVMPPAVTGAIVALIGLNLAPTAASNFESQPLVATVTLLVILAATVAGRGMISRLGILIGVLVGWIFAAVTGNLPEGAEETIDAAPWVGLPTFHAPHFELSAILVTLPVVIVLIAENVGHVKAVSEMTGRNMDDLAGDALIADGMATMLAGGFGGSGTTTYAENIGVMAATKVYSTAAYWVAALTAVALAFIPKFGALIFTIPTGVLGGATLVLYGLIGMLGVRIWQDNKVNFNNPVNLMAAAVALVAGIGNLTLTIGSISLEGIAWGSAGIIIAYPVMMKLYHSLGEGRYAPAQREG from the coding sequence ATGGGTCTCGGCTGGGCCGTGCATGGGGACGGCAAACGCATCGCCCCCGGCGCTGTGGTGGCCCCAGAAGAGCGCCTAAGCTGGTCGCGCACCATCGGCATCGGCATGCAGCATGTGATAGCCATGTTTGGTGCCACGCTGCTGGTACCTACCCTCACCGGTTTCCCCGTGAACACCACGTTGCTGTTCTCGGGTATCGGCACGATGCTCTTTTTGCTGCTCACTCGCAACCGGCTGCCTTCTTATCTAGGTAGCTCCTTTGCGTTTATTGCCCCGCTCACCGCCACCCAAGGCTCTGGCATTGCCACGCAGATCGGTGGGGTGCTCGTTGCCGGCGCAGTGCTGGTGCTGGTGGGCCTTGTGGTCAAGGCCGCCGGCAAGCAGGTGATTGATGCGGTCATGCCGCCTGCTGTAACCGGTGCGATTGTGGCGTTGATCGGGCTGAACTTGGCGCCGACGGCAGCAAGTAACTTCGAATCTCAGCCCCTCGTGGCCACGGTGACTCTTCTGGTGATCCTCGCCGCCACGGTGGCGGGGCGGGGGATGATCTCGCGCCTAGGTATTCTCATCGGTGTGCTGGTGGGCTGGATCTTTGCGGCGGTGACTGGCAACCTTCCCGAGGGGGCGGAAGAGACGATTGACGCAGCGCCCTGGGTGGGCCTGCCGACCTTTCACGCACCCCACTTTGAGCTCAGCGCTATCCTCGTCACCCTGCCGGTGGTGATCGTGCTTATTGCTGAGAATGTCGGCCACGTCAAGGCCGTGTCGGAAATGACCGGCCGCAACATGGACGATCTCGCCGGTGATGCGCTCATAGCCGACGGTATGGCCACGATGCTCGCCGGTGGATTCGGCGGCTCCGGAACCACCACCTACGCCGAGAACATTGGGGTGATGGCAGCCACCAAGGTGTATTCCACCGCCGCCTACTGGGTGGCGGCTCTGACGGCGGTGGCCTTGGCGTTCATCCCCAAGTTCGGGGCGTTGATCTTCACCATCCCTACCGGTGTGCTCGGCGGGGCAACGCTGGTGCTCTACGGTCTGATCGGCATGCTCGGTGTGCGCATCTGGCAGGACAACAAGGTGAACTTCAATAACCCCGTCAACCTCATGGCTGCGGCCGTGGCGCTGGTAGCCGGTATCGGCAACCTCACATTGACGATCGGCTCGATCTCGCTCGAGGGAATCGCCTGGGGCTCGGCCGGGATCATCATTGCCTATCCGGTGATGATGAAGCTGTACCACAGCCTCGGGGAGGGCCGCTACGCCCCCGCACAGCGCGAAGGCTAG